From one Solanum lycopersicum chromosome 12, SLM_r2.1 genomic stretch:
- the LOC101258443 gene encoding mitochondrial import inner membrane translocase subunit TIM23-2, translating to MAYHAGDNDGDGQNRRFYNPYQDLQVPIQKLYKLPTSPEFLFKEESLAQRRSWGENLTFYTGIGYLSGSVVGAGKGFIQGVKASEPGDTLKLRINRILNGSGHNGRKFGNRFGVIGLMYAGLESGMVAIRDTDDVINSVVAGLGTGAFYRAAAGLRSAAVAGVIGGAVVGLGVAAKQAMKRYVPI from the coding sequence atggcatatcacgccggAGACAACGACGGCGACGGCCAAAACCGGCGGTTCTATAATCCATACCAAGATCTTCAAGTTCCAATTCAGAAACTCTACAAACTCCCAACTTCCCCCGAATTTCTCTTCAAAGAGGAATCTCTCGCACAGCGCCGATCGTGGGGAGAAAACCTAACGTTCTACACTGGCATCGGTTATCTCTCCGGTTCCGTCGTCGGGGCAGGTAAAGGATTTATTCAAGGCGTTAAAGCTTCTGAGCCTGGGGACACGTTGAAGCTCCGGATTAACAGAATATTAAACGGGTCGGGTCACAATGGTAGGAAGTTCGGGAATCGATTCGGAGTTATTGGACTGATGTATGCGGGTTTAGAGAGTGGGATGGTGGCGATCAGGGATACAGACGATGTTATCAATAGCGTGGTGGCGGGTTTAGGGACTGGAGCATTTTACAGGGCGGCGGCAGGGTTGAGGTCCGCGGCTGTTGCAGGGGTTATTGGTGGAGCTGTAGTTGGGCTTGGAGTTGCAGCAAAACAGGCGATGAAACGATATGTACCAATCTGA
- the LOC101258137 gene encoding receptor-like protein 9DC3 → MMVPKIVQFLILLYLFTVTSASIEEAIALLKWKATFKNKTNSLLASWTQSSNACEDWYGVMCSNGRVSKLDIQGARVIGTLYDFPFSTLPFLEYVDLSVNNLSGTIPPEISNLTNLVYLDLHTNLLSGTIPSQIGSLAKLQNINIYDNLLNGSIPASLGNLTNLSILFLYQNDLSGSIPTEIGYLRSLTSLDLGTNSLNGSIPTSLGNLINLSSLFLNENHLFGSIPTSLGNLTNLSILYLQQNNFSGSIPEEIGYLRSLRQLVLAKNSLSGAIPASLGNLTSLTSMYLRENHLSGSIPEEIGYINTLSYLDLSTNFLNGSIPASLGNLNNLYLLSLYANSLSGSIPSELGNIGRLVTMFLNINQLVGSIPDSLGNLRNLQWMYLHNNNLTEKIPSSFCNLIKLEVVYLGRNNLRGEIPQCLVNISGLQVLKIEDNILGEDIPSSICNLTSLRILDLGRNNLKGAIPQCFGNMGGHLEVLDIHQNNLYGTLPEIFSIGSALRSLDLHDNELEGKIPPSLANCKNLEILDLGDNHFSDTFPIWFETLPSLKVLSLRSNKLHGPIRGLSNENMFSKLRIIDLSYNAFTGNLSTSLFQKLKAMRTIDQPANIPTYLGKSGERDYNDSVTVSTKGREYELDRISTIFKTIDLSSNKFEGHIPSSLGDLIALRVLNLSHNKLQGNIPSSLGSLSLVESLDFSFNQLSGEIPQQLVGMTFLAVLDLSHNHLQGCIPQGRQFDTFENNSYEGNDGLRGFPLSRSCGSNWTPETNNSDYESDDEESDSEFLNDFWKAALMGYGSGLCIGLSIIYIMISTGNLKWLATIFEKLEHKIMMQQIRKQQSQRCLGEQLVECS, encoded by the exons ATGATGGTTCCCAAAATTGTTCAATTTCTCATTCTCTTATATCTCTTTACAGTTACTTCCGCTTCAATTGAGGAAGCAATTGCCCTCCTAAAATGGAAAGCAACTTTCAAGAACAAGACTAATTCCTTATTGGCTTCATGGACACAAAGTTCAAATGCATGTGAGGATTGGTATGGAGTTATGTGCTCAAATGGTAGGGTAAGCAAGTTGGATATTCAAGGTGCTCGTGTCATCGGTACACTCTATGATTTTCCATTTTCGACTCTCCCTTTTCTTGAATATGTTGATCTTAGTGTGAATAATCTCTCTGGAACTATCCCGCCTGAAATTAGTAATCTCACTAATCTTGTCTATCTTGACTTGCACACCAATCTGCTTTCAGGCACAATCCCATCACAAATCGGCTCACTAGCCAAGCTCCAGAACATTAACATCTATGACAACCTTTTAAATGGTTCCATTCCTGCCTCATTGGGCAATTTGACCAACTTGtctattttgtttctttatcaGAATGATCTTTCTGGCTCGATTCCTACAGAAATAGGTTATTTAAGGTCTCTTACTTCTCTAGATTTGGGTACTAATTCTCTTAATGGTTCTATTCCAACTTCATTGGGAAATTTGATCAACTTATCTAGTTTGTTTCTTAATGAGAATCACCTTTTTGGCTCTATTCCTACTTCATTGGGAAATTTGACCAACCTTTCTATTTTGTATCTTCAACAGAATAACTTTTCTGGCTCCATTCCTGAAGAAATAGGTTACTTAAGGTCTCTTCGTCAACTAGTTTTGGCTAAAAATTCTCTAAGTGGTGCAATTCCTGCTTCATTGGGGAATTTGACCAGCTTAACCTCTATGTATCTTCGTGAGAATCATCTTTCTGGCTCAATTCCTGAAGAAATAGGTTACATCAACACTCTTAGTTATTTAGATTTGTCTACTAATTTTCTTAATGGTTCTATTCCTGCTTCTTTGGGGAATTTGAACAACTTGTATCTTTTGTCTCTTTATGCTAACAGCCTTTCTGGTTCGATTCCAAGTGAGTTGGGGAATATAGGAAGACTTGTTactatgtttttaaatattaatcaacTCGTTGGTTCAATTCCGGATTCCTTAGGCAACTTGAGAAACTTGCAATGGATGTATCTCCACAACAACAATCTCACTGAGAAAATTCCTTCATCTTTCTGCAATTTGATAAAATTGGAAGTTGTGTATTTAGGGAGAAACAACTTGAGGGGAGAAATTCCGCAATGTCTAGTTAATATTAGTGGACTCCAGGTATTGAAAATAGAAGATAATATTCTTGGTGAAGATATCCCTTCGTCTATTTGCAATCTAACATCCCTAAGGATTTTAGATTTGGGTAGAAACAATTTGAAGGGAGCAATTCCACAATGTTTTGGCAACATGGGTGGTCATCTTGAGGTTTTGGATATCCACCAAAACAATCTTTATGGGACTCTTCCAGAAATTTTTAGCATTGGAAGTGCGCTCAGAAGCTTAGACTTGCATGACAATGAATTAGAAGGAAAAATTCCTCCATCTTTAGCCAATTGCAAGAACTTGGAAATTCTTGATTTAGGAGACAATCACTTTAGCGATACATTCCCAATATGGTTTGAAACTTTGCCAAGTCTGAAAGTTTTAAGCTTGAGATCGAACAAATTACATGGGCCAATTAGAGGCTTAAGTAATGAAAACATGTTTTCTAAGCTTCGAATCATAGATCTCTCTTACAATGCTTTCACAGGAAACTTGTCAACTAGTctgtttcaaaaattaaaagccATGAGGACAATTGATCAACCCGCGAATATACCAACATATCTTGGTAAATCTGGAGAGAGAGATTACAATGATTCTGTAACCGTTTCAACAAAAGGAAGGGAGTATGAACTGGAtagaatttcaacaattttcaaGACTATCGATCTTTCAAGTAACAAATTTGAAGGACATATTCCAAGTAGTTTGGGAGATCTGATTGCACTTCGGGTGCTAAATTTGTCTCATAACAAATTACAAGGTAATATACCATCATCACTTGGAAGTTTATCTTTAGTCGAATCATTGGATTTTTCATTTAACCAGCTTTCGGGAGAGATACCACAACAACTTGTTGGTATGACGTTTCTTGCCGTCTTAGATCTCTCTCACAATCATCTCCAAGGTTGCATTCCTCAAGGACGTCAATTTGATACATTTGAAAATAATTCATATGAAGGTAATGATGGATTACGAGGATTTCCACTTTCGAGAAGTTGTGGAAGTAATTGGACACCAGAGACAAATAATAGCGATTATGAGTCAGATGATGAAGAAAGCGATTCTGAATTTCTAAATGATTTCTGGAAAGCTGCTCTTATGGGATATGGAAGTGGGCTATGTATTGGATTATCCATTATATACATCATGATCTCAACTGGAAATTTGAAATGGCTTGcaacaatttttgaaaaattggaaCACAAAATTATGATGCAACAAATAAGGAAGCAGCAAAGTCAAAG GTGCTTGGGGGAACAATTGGTGGAATGCTCATGA